The genomic region GGGTTCAGGTTGGTTTGAAGCGGGTGCTTTTGTGACGCTGACGGCCTTATGGGGAGTACAGCATCGCCGACTCTATCAAGCGGATCGGGACAAGGCGCGAACCCTGAGTGCAACCGAAGGTGGATCAGCACTTGCTTCCGAAATGCAGGGATTGGCAGATGATCTGCAAACCGGTGTCAGTGGTCTGACGGGGTCACTGGAGCATGAGTTGAGTCAGATTCGATCGCTGGTTGGCGATGCCGTCGGTACCCTGCAAGGCAGTTTCAATGGCATAAATGATCAATCCCAGGCCCAGTTGGACATGGTTCACGCGATGTTGGCCAATGTTGCGGACAATATCGAAAATGAGAACGGGCGGGTGTCGTTTGCGGAATTTGCCCATGAGACGGACAAGGTTTTGCGGTTTTTTGTCAATCATGTTGTCGAGATCAGCCAAAACACCATGTATATGGTGGAAACCATCGAGGATATGGCATCCCAGATGGATAAGGCCGATGCGCTGCTGAACGATGTCAAAATGATTGCCGATCAGACCAACCTGCTGGCGCTGAATGCGGCCATAGAAGCAGCTCGCGCCGGAGAGGCTGGACGGGGGTTTGCGGTGGTGGCTGACGAGGTGCGCAAGCTCTCGCAGCGTTCGAACCGTTTCAACGACGAGATACGTGGAGTCATTGTCGGTTCCCGCGATAGTATTTCCGAAGCCAAGAATTCGGTGGCAAAGCTTGCCACCAAGGATATGACTTTTGCGATTCAGTCCAAATCCAAGGTTGATGAGATGATGGAGCAGATCGGTCAGATGAATGAAAGCACTGCTTTGCATCTCTCTCAAGTCTCCGAGATGTCCGGCCGGATCAACTACTTGGTGGGCGACGCGGTACGCTCGTTGCAGTTTGAAGACATTGTTCGGCAATTAGCGGGTTATAGTGAACACCATATTGGACGCCTGAATGAGATTTTCAGGCGTGTACAGTCAGACATTGATGGCATGATGCAGGATCCGGCTGGCAGTGTCGGGACTTTTGCAGTGAAAATGGGGCAGTTGCGGGTCATGATCCATGAAGAATTCTCGCAGGAACAGGCGCACAAGCCGGTGGATCAGGCATCCATGGACGAGGGTGATGTGGAGTTATTTTAGTGTTGACGGGGCCGGGTAGTGGGGCCGTCTGCTCACAGATGTATTTATTGGAAAGTCATGGCGATTATTGCAAAAACTTCAGGTGATGGACGGCTTGTCCGGATATTGATCAATGGGCGCTTTGATTTTTCGCAGCATGCGAATTTTCGCAATGCCTATACGATAGAGGATGCCTCTTACCGTCGTTATGAGATCGATCTGTCGAATACCTCCTACATGGATAGTTCCGCCTTGGGTATGTTGCTGGTGCTACGCGAGCGTGCAGGTGGAGATAAAGCGGATATTACGCTCATAGGCTTCAATGATGAGGTCGGACAGATTCTGAACATCTCGCGTTTTGATAATCTTTTTAAACTCGAAAGACCCCAGGCAGCTTAGGCCGGGTTACAGGAGGACATATGTCGATTAGCAAATCTCTTTCAACTGACGGTGCAAAGGTGACGATTACCGTTGCTGGAAGGTTTGATTTTTCAACTCACCAGGATTTCATCAAGGCCTACAAGGAACAGCCAAAAGGTGAGAAGGAATATGTCGTGGATCTCTCCCACGCAGAATATATGGATAGCTCCGCGATGGGAATGTTGCTGCAGTTGCGGGAGCATAGCAGCAAAAAACCGGGCAGTGTGGTGCTGGTAAATGGTAATGAAGCGATCCAGGATATCCTGAGGATCGCCAATTTTTCCGCCTTGTTCACTATCCAGTAATTTCAATCCGACTGGAAACCCGTTTAATCTTTCCGGTATCCTTGCCGCTAATTTTTAGCGGGATATCAGACCATGGGATTTAAATGTGGCATCGTGGGCCTGCCGAATGTCGGCAAATCCACCCTCTTCAACGCACTGACCAAAGCGACTATTGCGGCGGAAAACTATCCGTTCTGTACTATTGATCCCAATGTAGGGGTGGTTCCGCTGCCTGATTCCCGGCTCGATGTGATTGCAGAAATCGTCAAGCCGCAGAATATTCTTCCTACCACGATGCAATTCGTCGATATTGCCGGCTTGGTTGCCGGGGCTTCCAAAGGTGAAGGGCTGGGAAATAAATTCCTGGCAAATATCCGTGAGACCGATGCAGTTGCCCAAGTCGTGCGCTGTTTTGAGAATGACGACGTGGTCCATGTTGCCGGTAAGATCAACCCATTGGCAGATATCGAGGTGATCAATACGGAGTTGGCGCTGGCCGATCTCGAATCCGTTGAGAAGGCACTGGACAAGACTGCCCGCCAGGCGAAGACCGGAGATAAAAAAATACTGGCGCGTAAGGCACTGTTGGAGCGTGTTCGTGATCACCTGGATGAAGGCCGTGCGGTACGCTCCATGGCGCTTTTGGACGATGAGTTGCTGGAACTGCGGGATCTGTTTCTGCTCACCATCAAGCCGGTGTTCTACATCGCCAACGTCGATGAAGAGGGCTTCGAGAACAATCCGCATCTGGACAGTGTTCGTGAGATTGCAGAAGCTGAGGGTGCCGATGTGGTGCCGGTCTGTGCTGCCATCGAGGCGGAGATCGTAGAGCTGGACGAGGAGGACCGGGAGGCGTTTCTGACGGATTTGGGTCTGGATGAGCCGGGACTGAATCGGGTGGTGCGGGCAGGCTATCATCTCCTGGGGCTGGAGACCTACTTCACCGCAGGTGAAAAAGAGGTGCGAGCCTGGACCATCTCAGCCAGCGCGACGGCGCCCCAAGCAGCCGGCGTGATTCACACCGACTTTGAGCGGGGTTTCATACGCGCCGAGGTCATTGCCTACAACGATTTTGTCGAGTTCGGGGGCGAGCAGGGCGCCAGAGATGCAGGCCGGCTGCGCTCGGAAGGCAAGGAGTATGTGGTCAAGGATGGGGATGTCATCCACTTCCGATTTAATGTCTGAAAAACGTTAGCAGGCCCTGGGCAGTTGACATGATTTGGTTGCATCAGTATTCTTCCGGGCCTTCGCAGTGTTCTGCGGCAATAAAATTGGCAAGGTAGCTCAGTTGGTTAGAGCACCGCACTCATAATGCGGGGGTCGGCAGTTCAAATCTGCCCCTTGCTACCATATTTTCAATGACTTACGGCTGCTTCGGCGGCCGTTTTCATTTCTTGTGTGACGGCTCGAAGAATCGGCGTCGTTACGCGTCTTCCCTTTCGGGCCTGGAAAGACCCGGGCTGTCTCGTTGTTCCGCTGTCCAATGATGATCGATCTGGTGGTCACTGGTCGTTCCCGTCCGGTGCTTCGGTCTTTGGGACAGAAGTAGCCAGCCAGGGCGGATTTCTGTCACGCAATAACCGCGCTGTATAGTTCAGAACAGCGATCACGGTGCGAAAAGCGCGTCCGACGGCTTGATGCCCTGCTGATCCCTTTCGAACGCCCCAGCATGCCCTGGTGGACGTGTGATAGCAGTAACCTCCGATGTAGGTGTCTAGTGGGCCATGCGGAAAATAAGTTCACAGCTTTCATCCCTTCGCGGCGTCTGCCGTCGTTGCAAGACGCTTGCTGTAGAATGGCTACAGCGGCGGTCTTGCGCCTTGCCAGGCACCACAAATGAATAAAATCTGTTTCCTTACTTTCCGCATGGCCCACTAGCGGTTCCAGGTCTGTGATTGTCCGTTCGCCGCTTTAGCCTTTTCACTCATACCCAGATATGCGGTGGCTTGTTTCTTTTGAGGAAGCAGGTGCCGGTGATCATGCTGAAATAACAGTCTCTGGGCTGTCATTGGCGGAAACACTTCGCCTGTTCCAGGCATCTGCCGGTGTACAGCCATTGGCGTCATGTTCTTCGTCACACAAATCGGCTATTCGTAGATCCATGGCGCTTCAGGCCGTGCCGTACCAGGTAAAGTTGTGATGATGCTGTCGAAATTGAGGAAAACCCGCGAAGGTAGTCAGCAGCGTTGTTGGTACCATTGATGACGAAGAGGCGAAGCGGTGCATTGATGCAGATTCCGATCTGCTGATCCGCTTGAAAGAAGTGCTGCATTCGTTTCAGCTCAGTATGGGGAAGAGGGGCGGTATTGATGGTGGATCTAACCCGATATATTAACCACAACGAACTCGCTTTTGTAGCGGCTGCGGACTCGATGTTGTCGATCGAGATCTGACCGATGTGATTGAGGTGATATGCGGCATTACCAATGAAAATCGGCTACTATGGGACGGAATCGTGACTAAAGAGGCACAGAAATGGGCCATGGACACGTCTTTGACGACCGACTCGATACTCTGTTGGTGGCGACTTCTCGCCGCACAAACCCTATTTATCCCGTCTCCAGCCTGCCTGCTGAAAACAATTTCCCACTAAATGAGTTTGGGCGGTCACTACCGGGCTGCTCTGTCCAGCGGGCATTTACCCGCAGAGCGCAGCATATGTGAATAAATGCTTAGATATTAGAGAATATGCGATTTTTTGCGTGAAAGAGAGGCTTGTATGACTAATGTTGAAAGACTTTTTGAAGCATGTGAATCGGGGTGTCTAAATGAAGTGATGAGTCTGATAGCCCCGAGATTCTTATTTGTAAGCCTCGCGTCAAAGGTCGAGATAAATACAATTGATAAGAATGGTAATGCTCCGCTGCACATTGCGTCAAAGAATGGCCATAATACAATCGTTAAGATACTCATTGACAAGGGCGCCGATGAAAATCTCACGAACAAGAATGGCGACACCCCACTGAATTGGGCATTAATCAAAGGCCATGAGGATGTTGCTGAGTTTATCATTGGAAAAGGCGCTGATATTAATGCCGCAAATAAGCATGCTAACCCTCCACTACACAAGGCTCTGGAGTTTAAACGCAGAAACATTGCAGAACTGCTTATTAACAAAGGTGCAGATGTGAACGCGGTGGATAGGAATGGCAAGACTGCGCTTCTGTGGGCGTCGATGCAAGGCTTTGAAGATATTGTAAAACTTGTTCTACAAAAAGGCGTAGATTTAAATGCATCTGACAAGTATGGCAATACTCCGGTGTACATGGCATTGAAGGGTGGCCACAAAAATATCGAAAATCTCCTCGTTAGCAAAGGTGCAGTTGTAGAGAGTCATATTAAAGACACGGTGGAAGAAGAGATGCCTCAGCCTAATGAGCGAAACTCTGGTGGAGACGTGTTTATGATGCCTATTGGAGACGGTCTCTTTGGTGCGTGTCGAGTGATTCGTAGAGGCGACCCAGCCAAACGACATCTGAATGATTGGATGGAAGTAACGGAAAATGGCATTCTCGTTACCCTGACTGCTTGGATGGGAACAGCGCAACCAGATATTTCCGAACCAAAATTGAGGGAGCCGTTGCGCAAGACCTTCGGGGATTGGAATGGTGAAACCGAATTAATTTGGGTTACAAAACCACTTCCTGCTGAGTTCATATGCATCGGAAAGCTACAACCAACCGCTGAAGAATTGAAGCTGAATAGTAACGAAAATTCAGGCTGGTATTGGCTTTTGGATATGGTTGCAGAACAATGCAAGTGGGAAAAAGAAAGTAAAAAAGGAGATGCAACTGAAATCGATCCTAACATAAAAGAAACAATGATTACTGAGTATTTAGATGAAACACTTTTTTACGCATCAGAAGGTGGAAATCTTGCAGAAATCACTGCTGCAATCCATGGGGGAGCTAATTCCAATGCTCATAATGGAGTAAATACCGCACTTATGATGGCTGCACGAAATGGCCATATAGAAGCGTTAAAGCTTCTTCTTGATGCAGGTGCTGACCCAAACATTACGAATAGTGCAGGAGATACTGCACTCCGATGGGCAGGAGAGAACTCAGATATTATAGAAATACTTCGGGAGGTTACTGACTTAACAAAGGAAAAATCTATTTTTGAATTTCCTCTTATGAAACAACGAGAATGAAGAACTCTGAACGCTTTGATTGGTTGCTTATTGAATATCTATCATGGTATCGATCCAGATAAGGTTGCGGACACCAGCCTTGGATATTTAAGCGTTTAGGGTCAGAGTAAAAACTCCAGGAAAGAATAAGGATTTTTACTCTGACCCTAAACTTACAGTTATGAATTCATATGAGTAAAGGTCAACAACAACATAAATGTGATGAAAACTGGTACAAAGATGCCGAGGTTGTTTATTCAAAAATAAACGTTGAGCAATATTCTTGGGTTTTGGTTCAAACTTGGTATGCATCTGAACATGAAGTATCAGACGGTATGGCAGAAAAAGTGGGTGATATCATCAGTTCGCATGATTTACTTATTTCTTTTTGTCCATTTTGTGGGGAAAGATTGACGGATATTAAGCCGAACACATGGTAAATCATAACAAGCAGGTAAAGTTCGCTCCCGTTGGTCGCTGGGACCTCCGCTACTCTACGGCCCCTTACCTAAAACGTTGAACAAATTTCGTGAAATATTTAGAGAAGTAGCACTATCAGCAACAGAAGGAATTACTGTACCTGCAGTATTGGATAAAGGTGAGGAAAAAGACATATTAGTAATACCGAAACAGAGGGAAAATGGTTTTGGAGTTTCATTAGAATGTTTTGATTACGGTGTTTATCCTTTAGCAGAAGGTTGGCACAGTGGTTGTTGGGACGTTACTGTGTGGGTGCCACAACAGTTAAAACAGGGGTTAGCCGAATTTATAGATTCAGTCTTAAATGATGCCGTGTTTGAAATCAGGTATTCAAACTTAAGGCCATACAAATGGATAATGTATTATCAGTTCGAAGGCGATCGCATGAGTGATGAAGTTGGAACAATTCTATTTAATTGGTTTGGCAATAGAACGGTAAAACGGTTTACCAATGCGGAAGAAACGTAACAAGGAAACAATAGGGGGTAGACCACGTTTTTTTAGCAGTCATCCATAATAACCGTGGTCTGTCCCTATTATTTGATGAAAAATTGGCTACACACATTCTTTCGTGGCATCTTGCCACTAGGCATAAGCATTTTTTTGGGATGCTCTGAGATAGAAGAATCAATACATTACTACGATAAAAAAGTGTATGAGCGCTTTATTATCAAACTAGATAGGAAAGGTATTTCATATCGGAAAGGGTATGAGTTGAGTGTTTTTTATCCTCTAAGCGAGTCTGAACGAGTATTGGCGGTAAAAAAAGAAATCGAGTCCGAGTATTTCACTGGCTGTGGCGGAAGTATGGTTTCCCCAGAAAGACAGATGATTTTGGAAGCAGCGTTAATGAAAAGCGGAATTCCTTTTAAGATCGTCATTACGGATGAAGGGGAAAAAGTAGTCTGCCAAACTGAGTACCAGGAGGCCTTCCATGAAATA from Gammaproteobacteria bacterium (ex Lamellibrachia satsuma) harbors:
- a CDS encoding ankyrin repeat domain-containing protein, whose amino-acid sequence is MTNVERLFEACESGCLNEVMSLIAPRFLFVSLASKVEINTIDKNGNAPLHIASKNGHNTIVKILIDKGADENLTNKNGDTPLNWALIKGHEDVAEFIIGKGADINAANKHANPPLHKALEFKRRNIAELLINKGADVNAVDRNGKTALLWASMQGFEDIVKLVLQKGVDLNASDKYGNTPVYMALKGGHKNIENLLVSKGAVVESHIKDTVEEEMPQPNERNSGGDVFMMPIGDGLFGACRVIRRGDPAKRHLNDWMEVTENGILVTLTAWMGTAQPDISEPKLREPLRKTFGDWNGETELIWVTKPLPAEFICIGKLQPTAEELKLNSNENSGWYWLLDMVAEQCKWEKESKKGDATEIDPNIKETMITEYLDETLFYASEGGNLAEITAAIHGGANSNAHNGVNTALMMAARNGHIEALKLLLDAGADPNITNSAGDTALRWAGENSDIIEILREVTDLTKEKSIFEFPLMKQRE
- the ychF gene encoding redox-regulated ATPase YchF produces the protein MGFKCGIVGLPNVGKSTLFNALTKATIAAENYPFCTIDPNVGVVPLPDSRLDVIAEIVKPQNILPTTMQFVDIAGLVAGASKGEGLGNKFLANIRETDAVAQVVRCFENDDVVHVAGKINPLADIEVINTELALADLESVEKALDKTARQAKTGDKKILARKALLERVRDHLDEGRAVRSMALLDDELLELRDLFLLTIKPVFYIANVDEEGFENNPHLDSVREIAEAEGADVVPVCAAIEAEIVELDEEDREAFLTDLGLDEPGLNRVVRAGYHLLGLETYFTAGEKEVRAWTISASATAPQAAGVIHTDFERGFIRAEVIAYNDFVEFGGEQGARDAGRLRSEGKEYVVKDGDVIHFRFNV
- a CDS encoding STAS domain-containing protein → MSISKSLSTDGAKVTITVAGRFDFSTHQDFIKAYKEQPKGEKEYVVDLSHAEYMDSSAMGMLLQLREHSSKKPGSVVLVNGNEAIQDILRIANFSALFTIQ
- a CDS encoding chemotaxis protein — encoded protein: MKAEYLKTHWIPYLASVVLFVAVLALGSGWFEAGAFVTLTALWGVQHRRLYQADRDKARTLSATEGGSALASEMQGLADDLQTGVSGLTGSLEHELSQIRSLVGDAVGTLQGSFNGINDQSQAQLDMVHAMLANVADNIENENGRVSFAEFAHETDKVLRFFVNHVVEISQNTMYMVETIEDMASQMDKADALLNDVKMIADQTNLLALNAAIEAARAGEAGRGFAVVADEVRKLSQRSNRFNDEIRGVIVGSRDSISEAKNSVAKLATKDMTFAIQSKSKVDEMMEQIGQMNESTALHLSQVSEMSGRINYLVGDAVRSLQFEDIVRQLAGYSEHHIGRLNEIFRRVQSDIDGMMQDPAGSVGTFAVKMGQLRVMIHEEFSQEQAHKPVDQASMDEGDVELF
- a CDS encoding STAS domain-containing protein: MAIIAKTSGDGRLVRILINGRFDFSQHANFRNAYTIEDASYRRYEIDLSNTSYMDSSALGMLLVLRERAGGDKADITLIGFNDEVGQILNISRFDNLFKLERPQAA